From the genome of Candidatus Methylomirabilis limnetica:
CGGGAAAGAGGAGGGCGGAGGCGACCGCGTGATGGCCCTTCATGACGGGGAAGCCGATGGCGGCAAGGACGCGCCCGTTGGGCGCACAGGTGATCTGGTACGTCTGCGGCAGCGCACTCTCCAGGATGGTCCGACAGACCGCAGTGATCTCCTGGGACGGATCGCCGTGCAGCAGGTGGGCGGCGGCTCGATTGAGCACGAGGAGACGCCCCTGGTCGTCGAGCACCAGCAGGCCATCGCTCAGGTGATCTGCGGCCGCGACGATGAAGGGCCCTAAGAGCTTCTCGGCGGCGTGGTGCCGATCAAACGGATCAGGACGCTGCGACGGCGTAAGGAGAGAGCCTGGC
Proteins encoded in this window:
- a CDS encoding PAS domain-containing protein, coding for MTLKRTVRFEPLGITIECEATEPILHYALRQGLRLVDTRCAEGDCGGCKAMVHSGQIHRVEQPRPILSAAEQAQGHVLLCRTHVKSDLVVELLPGSLLTPSQRPDPFDRHHAAEKLLGPFIVAAADHLSDGLLVLDDQGRLLVLNRAAAHLLHGDPSQEITAVCRTILESALPQTYQITCAPNGRVLAAIGFPVMKGHHAVASALLFP